CGGGTTATTGTCCTGCTGCGGCTGTCTAGCGGGCTGCTGCTGCGGTTGCGGCTCCTGGGCCGGTTGCGCACGTTCCAGCCGGGAAAAGTCCGAACGAGCAGTGATGGTGATCTCTTCGCTCTCATTCGGCAGGCGCTCGGGCAGGTCTGCGCGATCCGCAGCAACAATACCCTGATCAGTTACGAAGGTGGCTATGCGATTGTCGTGTCCGAGAACCTGGCCGCTTATTTCCTCGCCGGCGCGGGCGGTGCGTATATTGTGCTCGAAAGGTTTCTCACCAAGCTCTTCAAGGTCGGCAAAGGCCGCGCGCAAGGCTTCGCGGCGGTTCGGATTGATAGCGTCGTCGAGCACATGTTTCATTGCCGGACTCGACGGATCGTTGGTTGTCTCAACCGACGCCTCGATCATGCGAGGCTTGCTGATGACGGTGAAATCGATCTCGTGCCCGTATTGGCGGCCGAGCTCCGAAATAAAGGCCTCTTGTGTGCGCCCGTTTCCCTCTCGGAATGGATGCACATAGTTGAGTTCGGAGAGGACTTTCGCGGCTCTGTCGGCGAATTCCTCTGGCGCTGCATTGCGAAGGGCTTGCGGATTTCGAATCGGTTTCAGGGCC
The genomic region above belongs to Rhizobium leguminosarum and contains:
- a CDS encoding Fic/DOC family protein; this translates as MADEQTKGAYTYPNTSDDPDRRDVLRNKFGIQSHSELRTEEYRAAAFRMAEIAEGDGPSGNFDKQHLKAIHGYIFQDVYEWAGHTRNETPIVDGQRVEPTGGLSKGGTSFLPGSRIEMGLDEALKPIRNPQALRNAAPEEFADRAAKVLSELNYVHPFREGNGRTQEAFISELGRQYGHEIDFTVISKPRMIEASVETTNDPSSPAMKHVLDDAINPNRREALRAAFADLEELGEKPFEHNIRTARAGEEISGQVLGHDNRIATFVTDQGIVAADRADLPERLPNESEEITITARSDFSRLERAQPAQEPQPQQQPARQPQQDNNPELKAIEAQMAAQRSRERDDDDRGP